The window ATCTTTATCTTGATTTACCTGAAGCAGCCAAGGAATCCTTGAATGAAACCCTTATGGAAGGTGACCTGGATAACCACATCGAGCAAGTTGAGATTAAAAGCAAAAAACAGACCTATCAAGCTCAGTTATACCATGCAGAAGGCAAGAAAATATATGTTCTTGATAATGCTGAAGATGTGGTTACATTAGCTAAAAACGAAAGACAATTGGGAGCCATTATAACCCTAGGTGACGATAATAGATTGCATTATACCTATTATTTACAAGGGTATGAGTCACAGAGACTTCGCAATCTATATCTTATCTATCATAACAAAGATATAGATATCCTACATGAGCATATGGATAACTTAGAAGTACGTTCTATCGATACCCATTATGGTACATTGACGGATAGACAGAATATCATACCTGCTCTTATTGCCATTAATGGAAGCTTTTTAGGACTATTTATCATCGCTGCCTATATCTTCTTAGATAAACAAGAGGGCATTATTAAGGCCTATGCCATTACAGCATCCTCCGTGTGGCAATACTTAATGAGTAAAGTGGGTGTACTTTTATTCTCCAGTCTACTATCCACGTTGATCATTGTCATACCGCTTATGGGGCTGCAAGTGAACTACTTCATGTTCGTCATTGTCTTGTTAACCTCTAGCTTTTTTGCATCAGCAGTAGGCCTATTGATTGGTAGCTGCTTTAAGAACATGATGCAGGCTTTTGGAGCTATCTATGGTGTCATGATCGTGATGATGCTTCCTAATATAGCTTATTTCATACCAAGTTGGGAACCTCTTTGGGTGAAAGTTATTCCCACATACCCTTTGATTCAAAGTTTTAAAGAGACAATTCTTCAGAATGGGGATATGCATTATGTAGGAATGACGTCATTAGGCTTCTTCATTGCTGGTATCATCCTATTCTTGATTTCAAATATGCGATACAAGAAAACCATGACGGTATAACGGGGAGGAGGATGACAATGTTTAAAAAAGTATGGACCATTTTTCTTAGAGATGTTAAGGTGAACACTAGAGATTTCTTAGCTGTGTATATTATATTATTTCCAATCTTATTTGCTATCGGTATTAATCTGTTAACACCAAGTATTAATGATACGACGGTTAATTTAGCACTTTTAAAAGAAGATATAGAAGCTGCCACCTACCTAAGGGATTTTGCTAAAGTTGAAACCTTTGATACAGTTGAAGCTGTGGAGGACCGTGTAGCAAAACGTGATAACATGATTGGTATTTTGCCAAAAGATGATGGCTATTATGTATTGCAGCAAGGTAATGAAGCAGAGGGCATATTGGATTATGCCAAGGTGTTGATTACACTCTATGAACAAGATGCACAGATAGAAGATTCAACAGCTGTGATTGAGGACTTTGACCGTGCTACACCACCACTTAAAAAAATGCTAGTTAATATTGCTATTCTATTTACAAGTGTATTAGGTGGTATGCTCATTGCTTTCAATATTGTAGAAGAGAAAGTTGATCGAACCATACGCGCTATTCACTTATCACCTGTTTCAAGAAATGTATTTATACTGGGTAAAAGCCTTATGGGGATTACATTACCCATTTATGGTACATTAGCTATTGTACTCATTACAGGCTATACAACGATTAATTTTGGGCAGATGCTGTTATTGGTCATTGTATCATCTATTCTTAGTATGCTGGTTGGTTTTATTGAAGGTATTAAGAGCGAAGATATTATAACCGCTGCATCCAGTGTTAAAATGTTATTCTTACCCCTGGCAGCAGCCATAGCAGCTATAGAATTATTAAGTGAACAATGGCAGATTTTATTCTACCCCATACCATTCTATTGGGCATATAAAGGTAATGATGCCGTGCTTGCAGCAAGTGCAACATGGGGGCAGATTATACTCTATACGGTTATTACCTTTGGGCTTAGTGCTATTGTCTATATCTATCTTGCACCTAAGATTAAGAAAGGCTTACAGTAAGATAAAAGGTAAATCACGAGCATTTTATGTAAACTGTTAACCTAAGTAATAGGGGTATTGGAAAGGAGTTTTACAATGAATTGGTATATTTTTGGCGGTGTATTATGTGTGCTTTATGCTATGTTTGTATATTATATTGGTTTTAAAAAGCCACCCACACTTATTAAAATTGTGAAAATGAAAATTAAGAAAACCATGAGTGACCAATCAGCAGTCATTGTATGCTATGTTTTTGGTACGATTGTATTAATTGTCGGTATTGTGTTATTTGTTTTAGGCGCTAGGTAATAGGCTAAGAATAGTATGTTAGATTGTTATAGATAAAAAAATGGGAACAGGTTGGATTGTGATTTGCCTAAATGCCATGTAGAAAAGGGTTATGGAAAATGTATCATTTTTTGATAACCCTTAATTTGGAAAAGACCAAGTATTGGATTTATATGCCAATAACGGGTCTTTTTCTTTATCAGGCTATGGTACTAACTCGTTTGCCTACAACAATGACTAATGGGTATTAATGATATGAATCCATTATATTTACAATAAAAATTATTTATTTATATGAATATACAAAAAAATATAATTTAAATAGGTATAATTGTGGTATTTATAAAAAAATAAAGGTATAAAAGTAATCATATTGATTATTTAGACTAAACATAATATAATGTTTATGGGTTGATAAATATGAATAAGGAGTGTATAAGATGTTATGAAAGCTTTGTTTGTTGATGATCCAATCAACCTATCGTCAATTAGATTAGCAGAATTCTTACTCTTAATTCATCAAAAAAGCTTATCCTATTATGATTTAACATGTGAGCTATTAAAAAACTTATATTTACAAAGAATGGATTTTATATTTACTATACTTATTACTTAATTAATACATACTAAGTTGGTACAAAAAAATTAAATAATAATTATATATAACAAAAAAGCTGTAAAATAAATCGTAAGAAGGAGAATTATTTATGATTAAAAAAATGATTAGTATAATGTGTGTTGTATTAACAATAATAGGAGTAACATCAACATCTTTTGCTGCAAAAACCCCTTATATTTCTACAAGTTTAACTGCTCAGACATACCGTATGAAGTCTACCATAGATGTGCATGATAATGATACTACTCCTGACTTAGTAAAAATGACAATAACCGTCTACTTTGAAGATGGTACAAAAGAGATAAAAACAACATCCACAAACATTAGCGATCATTTAGAGTATAACAGGCTTGTTAAAGATTGGGCGATAATCCAAGTTGAATATTATGCTGAAGTTGATGGCGTTATATTAACAGATTACAAAGAAATAGCAAGAATATAAGAAGATAAATTATTAGTCTTAATTAATTGGCCTATATAAGGGGCTGTCTCATGAAAGCAATTTTGCTGAGACAGCCCCTTTCACTAACGGGTTATCTGAAAGGATGCATGTTTCCACCCATTTGTGTTATCAATAATCAACATTCTGGAATCTTCTATGATTTCTCAGTTGACATGATGGGACAGGTTTCTTATAATATATATATAAGATTAATTGTTAAGTAATAACTTTTTTCCGGAGAGGAGCATGCATATGAAGATACATGAAGTTATGACCGAATTAGAATTAATGGGAACGGAGCAAACGCGTAAAATATATCGAAACCATGGTTGTAAAGGGCCTTTATTTGGTGTTAAAATAGGTGATTTAAAAAAACTGGTAAAAAAAATTAAAAAGGACCATGAACTGGGCTTAGAACTTTTTAAAACAGGCAATTATGATGCCATGTATCTTGCCCATTATATCGTAGAACCTAAAAAAATGACAAAGGCGTTATTAGATGAATGGTTATTTGCCACAACAGGTTATATGATTAATGAATACGCTGTGAGCAATGTGGCGGCTGAGAGTTCAGTAGCATTGCCATGTATCCATGATTGGATAAAGGCAGAAGGCGAAGATAATGGGTACAAAAGGGCAGCAGCCTATTCAACTTATGCCAATTATATATCTGTTACACCTAATGAACAGTTAGATATGGATGAAATTAGACAGCTGATTAACCACATTAAAGAAAACATTCATGATGAAGAAAATCGGGTTCGCTATACCATGAATAATTTTGTGATAAGTGTTGGTGCATATATACCTACATTATCAGAAGAAGCCATTGCCATAGCAGAAGAGATAGGCAAGGTCAATGTATATATGGGTAAGACATCCTGTAAAGTACCTGTTGCATCAGAATCCATTATGAAAATAAAGGATATGGGGCGATTAGGAAAGAAACGAAAAAAAGTTATCTGTTAGAAAGTAATGGTGTGACAGAGGCTAAATATAATCAATAAACCAAAGTAGGCTTTGATAGAAAGTGTTAGCTATTATAGCATTAAAAGAGGTAAATCTGGAAATTCCAATTTACCTCTTTATC is drawn from Vallitalea pronyensis and contains these coding sequences:
- a CDS encoding DNA alkylation repair protein; amino-acid sequence: MKIHEVMTELELMGTEQTRKIYRNHGCKGPLFGVKIGDLKKLVKKIKKDHELGLELFKTGNYDAMYLAHYIVEPKKMTKALLDEWLFATTGYMINEYAVSNVAAESSVALPCIHDWIKAEGEDNGYKRAAAYSTYANYISVTPNEQLDMDEIRQLINHIKENIHDEENRVRYTMNNFVISVGAYIPTLSEEAIAIAEEIGKVNVYMGKTSCKVPVASESIMKIKDMGRLGKKRKKVIC
- a CDS encoding ABC transporter permease, with translation MKLWHSFIKELKLASRGFYFYIEFAMAAIILVVLLFLVPEEFSSTSDEYLYLDLPEAAKESLNETLMEGDLDNHIEQVEIKSKKQTYQAQLYHAEGKKIYVLDNAEDVVTLAKNERQLGAIITLGDDNRLHYTYYLQGYESQRLRNLYLIYHNKDIDILHEHMDNLEVRSIDTHYGTLTDRQNIIPALIAINGSFLGLFIIAAYIFLDKQEGIIKAYAITASSVWQYLMSKVGVLLFSSLLSTLIIVIPLMGLQVNYFMFVIVLLTSSFFASAVGLLIGSCFKNMMQAFGAIYGVMIVMMLPNIAYFIPSWEPLWVKVIPTYPLIQSFKETILQNGDMHYVGMTSLGFFIAGIILFLISNMRYKKTMTV
- a CDS encoding ABC transporter permease produces the protein MFKKVWTIFLRDVKVNTRDFLAVYIILFPILFAIGINLLTPSINDTTVNLALLKEDIEAATYLRDFAKVETFDTVEAVEDRVAKRDNMIGILPKDDGYYVLQQGNEAEGILDYAKVLITLYEQDAQIEDSTAVIEDFDRATPPLKKMLVNIAILFTSVLGGMLIAFNIVEEKVDRTIRAIHLSPVSRNVFILGKSLMGITLPIYGTLAIVLITGYTTINFGQMLLLVIVSSILSMLVGFIEGIKSEDIITAASSVKMLFLPLAAAIAAIELLSEQWQILFYPIPFYWAYKGNDAVLAASATWGQIILYTVITFGLSAIVYIYLAPKIKKGLQ